The following proteins are co-located in the Mesotoga infera genome:
- a CDS encoding PH domain-containing protein, whose product MNLKPTRRSFMIRYFIYPYYFFLGIIFYLNFDLSGIDGNNRLFLIAIWIALTVVPGILLAFSRRRFGWFFWPALLNAAGWLIRYVFPEKTYNDLKPLFDNGPVLLFTVAGLLGVMFVEIYRKSFKYEFSDAGVEITHGMFSANSHMIVARHITNVMLKRNFFELIMGVGHVIPVTSSGMGSGDRGVMGGFTTDAGTQNLRGGAFVGSVSTEKEFVANPANCIYGISKPKDVMEKLKEMVL is encoded by the coding sequence ATGAACCTTAAACCAACACGTCGCTCTTTTATGATCAGGTACTTCATCTATCCTTACTATTTCTTTCTAGGAATCATATTCTATCTGAACTTTGACCTGTCGGGCATAGACGGAAACAATCGCCTTTTTCTTATAGCAATCTGGATAGCCTTGACAGTAGTTCCAGGAATTCTACTGGCGTTCTCCCGAAGGAGATTCGGCTGGTTCTTCTGGCCGGCGCTCTTGAATGCTGCCGGCTGGTTGATAAGGTACGTTTTCCCCGAGAAGACCTACAATGATCTCAAACCGTTGTTCGACAACGGGCCGGTACTTCTTTTCACGGTAGCGGGGCTGCTCGGTGTCATGTTCGTGGAGATTTACAGGAAATCTTTCAAGTACGAGTTCAGCGATGCCGGAGTGGAGATTACCCACGGAATGTTCAGCGCAAACTCTCATATGATTGTCGCCAGACACATTACAAACGTCATGCTAAAGAGAAACTTCTTCGAACTCATAATGGGAGTTGGTCACGTGATTCCTGTAACCTCGTCTGGAATGGGTTCGGGAGATAGAGGGGTAATGGGAGGCTTTACGACCGATGCAGGAACTCAGAACCTTCGTGGGGGAGCCTTTGTGGGAAGCGTCAGCACTGAGAAAGAGTTTGTTGCAAACCCAGCAAACTGCATATATGGCATATCGAAACCGAAAGATGTGATGGAAAAATTAAAGGAAATGGTTTTATAA